The sequence GTTAATGCTACTAACTATCAATCTGTAGATTCGATATTAGAGGAAATTCAAGCCCTACCTCTTTATTTCCGCCTTCCCTTTAATTTCCCATGTGACTTGCTTATGTTGTGTCAGATTTCTCCCACATCGATCTATTTTAATCCTTTTTCTGAATATTTCGTTTCATTTTGTTCATCCAGAGTAGTATTCTGTTACTTTATATCAACGGAATTGAACGAGCAGTTTTGTAATTTCAAAGACATGCATCAATTTTCATGCTACGTCTTTCCGATTTTCGTTATTTATTGTCTTAATAACGTGAAATGATCAGGACAATGGTAATATACATTTTGTTGCTTCATATACTTGACAACGACGTTTGTAAGGTTAACTGTTTGTCTGCTTAAATTAGGTCGTAGGGACTTAATTGGACACTTTAGCAGTACCACGTCTTCTGTTTCGTTGTCAAATATGATCTTCCAATTGAAACTCACTATAAAGGTGTTTAAGACCTCCTGGCTACGGTATTGTAGTTTAATTTGACGTGAAAGGAATTATGGTGAGAGATTTGGTTCATCACGTGGTAGTATGTTAGGCGTTAGTGCATTGTGTCCCAGTTGACAGTTCTTGTTTGACaaaaacaaagaaggaaaaatgCCTTTTTAGATCTATGTGTAAACatgaaaatttattataaaaaaaaatataaaactaaatactcTCCTCTTTTTAAAACGAATaacttactttcttttttagtccatttaaaaaagaataattttttttttttgtaatactttaatttcaactttccacattaCATCTTTAGGACCCCAAAATTAAAgcgcattttgatacatttgacacaactttaatttaagaccacaagattcaaaaatcttttttattttcttaaactttgtgtcaagttaaagtagatcattcttttttgaaCGGAAGGAATATAATTTTGTGAAAGACGCAAAATCAAATCTCACTTTTCTCTGTGATTTTTGGTTAAAATATTTCTTGGCACGCAAATATGACTAGTGTCTAAGGAAATTCAGTCAACAAGCTCTCGTAGCTCAGTTGGTTAGAGCACCCGTTTAGTAAGCGGGAGGTCTTGAGTTCGACTCTCAACGAGAGCAGTCTATACTTTTTTGCCAAGTTTATGGTGCGTCTTCAGAActcctcttatttttttctccGCAAAACTTCAATACAGATACCACCAACCATAATAAGCTAGATAATGGACAATCGTTCCTGATGGAACGCATTTATTAATGAAGATGGGCAAACAACACATCTTCACTACATTTACATACATTTGAACCGCCCTAATGCATAAATTAAGGTATCTGACTGACTTTTCACAGTTCTTGAATGGCTCTTAGCACCCTTGCTGGTCCCGCCACCGGAGATAAACCAACCCAGCACAGTAATGAGTATAAGCCCCTGCTACCACAAGTACATGAAATAGTTGGTGGCTGTGGCCAGCAATGTCAAACTTCCCAGGCATCCATCTTTCCGGAACTCTCATGGCATACACCAGCGCTCCAATGCCGTAAAATATGCCCATCAAAAGTTCATATCCAGTGGTATGAAGCGCCTCTGGTTGGTGCCAAAACAAAAACAGCTTGTGCAGAATAGGTACCGCACCTGATAAGCCCATTCCGAAGAATAGAGATGCTCTGATGATTCGATATTCTGGGGTCTGGAACACAGGAAGGAGGGAACCCAAGATTGTGCCAATTCCCAGGAAGGTAATAAATCCCAGGTACAGATTGCAAAAGAAGGGGTAACACATGAAGGAATAATAGACGGGAGGGTAAAATGAAGTTGCTATCAGGGCAGCAATACCAGCATAGTCGAGCCTCAACATGATGTATGATAAACGCTCTGAATGGCAAGAAAGTAAATGACATATGCTGCTTGCTAACAAGCAAAACATTGCCCCACCAAGGAAGGCATAGAATGGCCACCGTGTTATTGGTCGCAACAGCAATGGTGCTATCATATTTGCAACATCTTCCTTTACACTCCGCTGCAAAAAATGATAAATAGTGAAATTTCAGTATCAAAACTTGACTAGACCATTGATTGTTTCTACCATTCCTGAAATACAAGTAATTCGTTATGATCATTTCGAAATCAGGCTACTTCTCCTAGATTAGAAGCAATCTTAAATAGAAGAACTTGCATAGAAGCTTAATAGGTCGCATCACAGATAATTGTTAACTCCTATTATTTGATTTATCAAAACCAACGACCTTCATTTAATTTTCCATATGCAAGCACTTCTAAGGTTGCTTGGCTGAATCTACCAGACAATGGGCAGGCTCCAAGTTACTGAAGGGACAAACTCCGAGAGGGAGTCTGAGTGCAGAAAGTTGTCTTGCAATGGCTTCGTGGAGAAGTGGAAAGATGCAAATTAGACATAAACAGTATTACTACTTAATTATGTTTTCAACTATTATGATTTGACATACCTCCCTGTATTATGAAAAATCAGTGGTGGTAGTGTCAAGAAGGCAAACAACATcaggaaaatataaatttatggaaTCCAAGGGAAGAGAAATACAACCTTAATCTTATGGCAAAAGATTAAGGTGCAAAGGAGTAAAGGTAGACATCAAACCAGACAGAGTCTAATTGTTGACTACCAGAACAAGGAAAACTTGGTCGATTAATTTTTTTCAGGGGTGAAATATGAGCAGCTGTATTTATCATTTGGAATACCTCTTGTATTTAAGTATCAGCAGTAACTCCAACATTCTAACAGCTCCATGttctctcttccttttttttgTGAGGTTATGTGACAGGTCATGTCCCTGACAGGTAACGAGATCCATAAAATTAAAGATATCATTACTTAGGCGTGTCAACTGTTAAATCATCGAGCAATAGAGTCCCATCAGCACTCATTGGAAATGTTCTATGCTGAGACTGGAAATCTTATGGCTGAAGTAGCAATGGAGTTGAAAGAATACCAAAggtaaaatgactgtcaaatgaATAACATCACATGGGAATATTCCAATCAGAAAATGTAGGTCAGGTTAGCAATGTTAATAGGAAAAACCAATCAACCACTGAACTAATTTAATTTGACATGAGAAATGGTGAGTCAATAAGAAGTATTTAGCCACATTCACTATGAAACAGTCTTATCAAATACTCTCTTTAACCAAACAAGCATAGACAAAAGGAATGTAAGAAATAAAAAGCGACTTCTCTAAAAATAAGATGCACACCCCACTATAGAATTGTGAATTCCTGGTCAAGCAAATTCAGCTTAGTGGCACGTATTACAGAGTGAATGGTACCAGTCAGAATGAATACGATTAAGATGAAATCAAACTAAACAAGAAACATAACGTGCCTGAATAATTATGGTTATTTAATCTGAAAAGTCATTAGAAGCAAAGGTTTTTTTCAAACATGTGCAGCTAAGAAGAGACTAAGCAGCAGTTGAATGAGGCATTCTTACCAATACGCAGACATCTGTATGGTTGCTGTGGGAAAATCGCTCAGGTAGACAGTTATTCAGGAGGTCAAGAATATGCCAGTTAGAGGGAGATGGTAGCAATCCATCTCGAAGTGTGTGCAAATCAGGCATATGCAGCAAAGAAGGAAGACAAGTCATAAGTTCTGCTTGTAATTTGTGCAAATCAGCCTTCCTCAGCACATCAGGGAGATTCTGTAAAGAATGTAGATCCACAACCTTGGGAACTTGGATTGCAGTATAGATGGTCAGCACAAGGAAGAGGAAGAACCCAATCAAATGCCTATAACAAGCAGGAAAATCAAGATTCTATTCATGAAATTTTTGTTTTACAATTAGTATGTTGGGATCAAGATAGTATAGGCATAACATTTACAAATTGATCATGAACCAATAACATAAAGGAACAAGCAGTAACATGAAATACAAACTGAAGATAAAATAAGCAGTTGCTGCTTCAGCTGAGGTATAGTAAGGAAACTCAAAAGAGTAAACCCAAGCTGTCAGCCTGTACCTAAACTCCTTATAAGGCACAAAGATAGAAACCACGGTTTACACTTTGAATATGACTTATGTAGGCTGTTTCACCGTCGTTGCGAAGATGCAAGTCTTTTTATTAACTTTGTTGACAATTCCATAGATCAGTGTCGGAAATGTTTCTAACAACAACTGGACAATTATTATATCTTCTATTGATCTTTTCTAAGCCCAAAGTTCTGAGTCAGAATTTAGACGACAAAAGTAGCATTCTTATCCTTGGTCAGACAGCAGTAGCACTTATGAAAGTTGAAATACTCTTATGTTAATTGGCATCAAACTACTATTATTACAACAATTGATCCAATAACCCtttcaaaaaaaacaaataaatgcaGAGTACATTTGTGGCCTGTAAAGATCCTCATCTCAGGAGAGCAGCTAAATGACTGATTTACCTCTTCTCAACAAAGCTCAAAGAACCTCAGATAGCAGAATGGCTTAGTACCCTCAACTCAACAATGAAGTTGAAGAATTTTGGTCTAAGATTCAATTACAATACCTCTATTCCCAAAACTTGTGGCAGAGCATACCATCTTTTCTAATCTATAGTACCAAATATAAGAATAGAAAGATCAGAAGTTTCTACATAAAAACAAGCCAATGGAACAGGAAAAAAGTGTCAGAAGTATTTTTCATTCTGTAAAACATGAAAGCTGACTAATGTTCCAAACCTGTTTACCGCCGATCATGTAATAAGAGGGCAAAGCCCGTGGCAATAACCCTTCCAAACATCAAAATACGAAAAAGTAAACACACGAAGAAGCTGAAGGGGGGTCAATATCCACtatatatacatcaaaaataATTCTAATCATATATAAACATTGTAATTTTCCATCGATAAAAAAGAAGTCTTACGTCCAAACATTGAGGGTCTCATTATGAATGGTGAAAATGCTGAGCAACGCTTGCTTCAGTGGCCATTCAGCCCTGTAATGACCCAGAATATATTCATTGTCTTTCAAATACCCAGGCAAGGAATGATACTCCACCAGCTGATACTTCACTTTCTTCCACAACCTCTTCCCTTTACCTTCCCTTGGCTCACATCCAATCAATTTCTCTTTGTCCGTACCACCCATCTTCACATTCAATTCCTTATCTGTCAAGAAagacacaacacacacacacacgcaaaaaaaaaaaaaaaactctgatCAGGTTGAACAAACCAACAGATCTAAACTctagaaaagaaaacaacaaaagggTATGTCAATATAAAGAATTAGTTGGTAATACAACATACGTTCAACAAGAAAATGGAGTAGCAAGAACAAGAGAAAGAATCCCAAAAGGGATGATGACGTGTTTCTTGATCGTAGAAACCTAAGCCTTAATTTGGAGGAAATTAGGGGATGAGattatggagaagaagaaggatcgATGTAACGAAATTAAAGAGGAGTTAAGTTTCTCACAAGAAACTTCTACGTGGTCATTCAATTTTCAACATATGCCAGTTGCTTTTAAATACAAGACGCAGGGTgtttttggtatgatggaaaatattttccgtctctcaaaagtaaattaattttctacttatttttttatatttgatgggtgactgaaaaatattttatggtattaagttggtgagtagaaaatacttttagaaaaatattttctagtgtttgattggtaagtgaaaaaatatttttttagaaaatactactaattgTTAATTAGTATATTAGtgtctctagcaactcaacaatttgtgaGAACTAATTaaagcatagcaaataatattaatattaatattgaatattaaaatattacaatcactaaatttaagaaactattaattaataaatataagagacacttttcaacattttatcaagacaatctcaagatactacaagcaatagaaatataacgaaacgacaagcttattcaaccttatAAAATAAGTTACAttgatgacaaaatgaaatacgTTTATTTATGGCTCTCCATTTGTTAAAAGCTTTGTTTATTTATGTCATTATCAGTGGCAGAACCAAGATTTTTATTGAGGGAGTTCTAAAGTATATATACAAATTAGTTGAAAGGGGTTCAacatatgtaaaaataatataaaaatagtactATAATTTTCATCGAAGAGAATTCGGATGAACCTGAAGTAAAGGTGGCTCCGCTATTGATCACTCTCACTAAAAATTTGACTAATCTATTTCATTCTTGATTTATTGTTACAGGAAAATGTTATTCATGTCGCTATTTTTtaacaataatttataaaattatttacataATCTCTTATTAGAGGTCtatatcattaaattttttttatcaaactttaaaataataacataaataaatcaaattttgattaagtaatataaataaattatttttaataatttaataacatatattttatcgctaaaataaataaaacaaaaggaagTACTACCAATTTGAGAAAAGGACTGATGAGATGAGCTGCCTTGAGAATAGATGCGGAGATACTGAGGTGATTTTGTTTGTTACGGTTTTGGCACCGATTGATGACAATGTCAGACTATTAAAACACCTACTTACAAATTTATTTGTCCTTGGTGCATGCACATTATTACAATTACAAAGCACACAAAGTGTTCtatgtaaatttttattatttaattaaggcAAAATGATCTCTATACTATTTCAGTTTTATAAAAGTTGGACACCTCTACTTATATATTTATCATCTGATTTTTTGAACCtactaaaaagtaatattttaaattgaCACATTCTTTCCCACATTAACTGTCACGTAAGCCATGCctgccacgtcatttttaaaatgatacataacaaattaaatattaaaattaatttaattaaataaattttttttataaattgtagaaaaatttgaataatcatgcttttaaaattcgcataatcatttttaaaataaaaaataaaaaaataaaaaaaaacgtattacatcaaaattaattaaatattaaaattaatttaattaattaatttaaattattaaaaaattaattaattaaaattattaactaattaatttatttaaattaactaaattttaaattaatttatcaaatttaaaattcttacctaatttaaataaattttacttaaataattaattaatttaaatatgatttacatatttaaaatatttaatttaaattaattgtgggGGAAGGGGCTGGGGGAAGGGGTTGCGTGGGGGGCTAGCGGAGGGGTTGGGTGGCGTGGGGGGCTGGAGGAAGGGGGTTGGGTGAGGTGGGGTCTGGGGGAGGGGTTACGTGGGGCTGGGTGGGttggggacgggctggggtgcGGTGGAGGGCTGGGGGAGAGGGGTGGGTGGAgctggggtgggggtggaggggcTGGGTGGAGTGGGGAGGGGCTGGAGATGGGGGtggggaaaaaaatttaaatttattatttttaaatttttaaaaatatttttaaattaaaaaggatgtagGAAAAAAAGGAGTGGCTAGGGGGTGTGGGGATGGGGACGGGTTGGGTGgggagggaaaaaatatttttttaaaaataaaattaaaaatatttttaaaatattattaaaatttttaaaaatattttaaaaatacttttaaatttaaaaagatagaggaaaaaaaggatccttttttattatttttaaatttattaaaatattttaaaatatttttaaatttttaaaaatatttttaaatttaaaaagatggagggaaaaaaaggccctttttattttattttttaaaaatttaatattatctttattttttaaaaaaattattttaatgtaaaattggtcaAACATTGCCCCCCACTCACACCTCTAGGCGAGTGggtacactctctttgtcctagtcaccatgaccTAAGGGTGCGAAATGTTgctttttgatgggttcaagggttcagatgacaaacttgtaagtagaagtgtccaacttacaaaattgaCATAGTAGAGGGGTCTAGAAGGTCATTTTACCTTTAATTAAAGTTAATTAATATATCCACATGttatttaagtattta comes from Capsicum annuum cultivar UCD-10X-F1 chromosome 2, UCD10Xv1.1, whole genome shotgun sequence and encodes:
- the LOC107860176 gene encoding heptahelical transmembrane protein 4 isoform X2 — protein: MIAPLLLRPITRWPFYAFLGGAMFCLLASSICHLLSCHSERLSYIMLRLDYAGIAALIATSFYPPVYYSFMCYPFFCNLYLGFITFLGIGTILGSLLPVFQTPEYRIIRASLFFGMGLSGAVPILHKLFLFWHQPEALHTTGYELLMGIFYGIGALVYAMRVPERWMPGKFDIAGHSHQLFHVLVVAGAYTHYCAGLVYLRWRDQQGC
- the LOC107860176 gene encoding heptahelical transmembrane protein 4 isoform X1 codes for the protein MGGTDKEKLIGCEPREGKGKRLWKKVKYQLVEYHSLPGYLKDNEYILGHYRAEWPLKQALLSIFTIHNETLNVWTHLIGFFLFLVLTIYTAIQVPKVVDLHSLQNLPDVLRKADLHKLQAELMTCLPSLLHMPDLHTLRDGLLPSPSNWHILDLLNNCLPERFSHSNHTDVCVLRSVKEDVANMIAPLLLRPITRWPFYAFLGGAMFCLLASSICHLLSCHSERLSYIMLRLDYAGIAALIATSFYPPVYYSFMCYPFFCNLYLGFITFLGIGTILGSLLPVFQTPEYRIIRASLFFGMGLSGAVPILHKLFLFWHQPEALHTTGYELLMGIFYGIGALVYAMRVPERWMPGKFDIAGHSHQLFHVLVVAGAYTHYCAGLVYLRWRDQQGC